The proteins below come from a single Hirundo rustica isolate bHirRus1 chromosome 6, bHirRus1.pri.v3, whole genome shotgun sequence genomic window:
- the LYVE1 gene encoding lymphatic vessel endothelial hyaluronic acid receptor 1 — protein sequence MANYLGVTSAVSFIWVMTFLAQHYLVTGSINSPCRIKGIGIYLDRKANFSEASNGCNQFQLQLASKKQVEEALKHGFETCNYGWVKEGFAVIPRITSNQKCGQGKTGIVQWNAGKEKKFHLYCFNSSDVQINSCQLDPTTTTFPSSTASSDFTAYSASDLTENITAVPSVTVTESEQLLKKRFRVVCVTETILPTEAPTTPTPEEHSPTASPRHTPHLAFKNDAVVFGGIPTALLVLALFFFIISVVLAVCYVKKYKKTLPFLNKNQQKETVVTTALKETKSNDQTPEKETQNNGNKVEECKTKPEATVKCLEAEV from the exons ATGGCAAATTATCTTGGAGTTACCTCAGCAGTGTCTTTCATCTGGGTTATGACCTTCCTGGCTCAACATTACTTGGTAACAG GTTCCATTAATTCACCTTGCAGGATCAAGGGTATAGGAATTTATCTTGATCGAAAAGCGAATTTCTCAGAAGCAAGTAATGGATGTAATCAATTCCAACTACAGCTGGCAAGTAAAAAACAAGTTGAAGAGGCTCTGAAACATGGCTTTGAAACATGCAA CTACGGATGGGTGAAAGAGGGATTTGCTGTTATTCCTCGGATAACGTCCAACCAGAAATGTGGTCAGGGAAAAACTGGAATAGTACAATGGAAtgctggcaaggaaaaaaaatttcatctcTACTGCTTCAATTCCTCGG atGTCCAGATTAATTCATGTCAGCTAGACCCAACTACAACCACATTTCCTTCATCCACTGCATCAAGCGACTTCACTGCATATTCAGCCTCTGATTTGACTGAGAACATCACTGCAGTGCCCAGTGTGACTGTGACTGAGTCAGAACAACTCCTGAAAAAGAGATTTCGTGTGGTGTGCGTGACTGAAACGATCTTACCAACGGAGGCGCCCACCACACCGACGCCAGAGGAGCACTCGCCCACCGCCTCTCCCAGGCACACTCCCCACCTGGCCTTTAAGAATGATGCTGTTGTTTTTGGAG GTATCCCCACCGCACTTCTTGTACTGGCACTCTTCTTCTTCATTATTTCAGTTGTTCTAGCAGTCTGTTATGTCAAAAA gtACAAGAAAACCTTACCATTTTTAAACAAGAACcagcaaaaagaaacagttGTAACTACTGCCCTCAAAGAGACAAAATCAAATGACCAAACACCTGAGAAGGAAACACAGAATAATGGAAATAAGGTAGAAGAATGTAAAACTAAGCCTGAGGCCACGGTAAAATGTCTAGAAGCAGAAGTTTAA